A window of the Zeugodacus cucurbitae isolate PBARC_wt_2022May chromosome 2, idZeuCucr1.2, whole genome shotgun sequence genome harbors these coding sequences:
- the LOC105217943 gene encoding homeobox protein prospero isoform X3: MMSSEEDTACFGLYNDDKLLLKTVTTTALSKLAESSSSPPLLELETDCVVKQETPLLLPPPTPPLQTAKSAKNNTNTNQNHNNNSNNTNGCSNISKINSINSTASNCTALEEAHESDLIEDDNDNGNVNSGDNDNDDDDNDVVVILEGVASSNEGATNSQRQNRLRNCSRSRSRSRSRSSVSGSSGGKQQVVQVVHVTERANESSPCGAVNKTATCTSNLTTRSKSTSVVISSSKSNKKNTSLSSSSEYLLNKNSNSNHLNSSNNCASANKIHVNGNSLLGIESKLFPGFQDNTSPTPLSLPLSVSPTPSSPLLPPTATAFMSSAAAAVAGAAGGALYGALLNQTTSSSNNTNATTNNNNSANVSVSASSSPTASLLSGNFTAALGSLFTANGFGSAKMLNELFGRQMKQAQDATSGLPASLDNAMLAAAMESATSAELLSAAGLVNSLGLNATSKLLNNNTINSLNSLTNASASATSALNNGNAIADNQQLLNATSASQSPKNRRVSNCSDRSLDEVNSRAGDMSSPPRAPSASSTSVVLGAVNSTERNSPNVQQQQQQQQNELAHHMLRNILQGKKELMQLDQELRSVMNQQQQLADNQNTLKHNNNNVSANNNNNLEDKDSNNVINLLEDTMSDIKIKCEPNQLPNNSDSATAERRKSSDSEVADSQQDDDQQSEGDNMDQQHLEEQDEQPHSNLTVGVTKKEADDILEDVELMGLNSRSDLESLASPSQSEMMLLENSKDELEEELEKDVAATMSKKPGIDMKRARVENIVTTMRSSPTSHQSHLQVNGCKKRKLYQPQQHAMERYVAAAAGLNFGLNLQSMMLDEEASNEMESPQIQQKRVEKNALKSQLRSMQEQLAEMQQKYVQLCSRMEQESECQDIDDTASDSMEQDDNGGDLSPSPSLTGESGINDKIQTDGDRPSSTSPNLPIKSRKQLSSQNSIALDNAPNVLSQMMSKMMSSRSLVGHPHMQQSFSGPLPLLQHMPQMQGDAGTAHLSHPAISNAAAMYLGQQFLFEQEARMAKEAAEQQERQQQQQQQQQQQQQQQQQQEQEQQRRFEQEQQQRRKEEKQQQQQQQQAQQQAAQQLQRQHQLQQLQQQHLEQTTPTVSINQTARSQLHHNRFQQRHANHSSLKSELSEKFNMLRSSSNSIMRMSGSDLEGLADVLKSEITTSLSALVDTIVTRFVHQRRLFSKQSDSVAAAAEQLNKDLLMASQILDRKSPRTKVADRTHPNAIISNNSNNPNSASGQPVVSGNSVNASAVQTAAAIFQAPKTPQGLNPVAAAALYNSMTTGGPNQMNPFCMPEARDVQQQQQQQQQQQQQQQQQQQQQHQQQLEQNEALSLVVTPKKKRHKVTDTRITPRTVSRILAQDGVVPPNAVSANNMLDNKFISMGGQPNQQQQPNANQPNCNVPNAGSNSANVTPVNVNTTGNIGNIGNNNTTPAQSSSPRAQAPTYHPPPPPPPMLPVSLPTSVAIPNPSLHESQVFSPYSPFFNPHPPHAPPPPPHGPHSGAHNTPTAAQMHHMKMSSSPPGLGGLMDSRESPPLPHPPSMLHPALLAAAHHGGSPDYSAHLRAAMDAQDRNSDCNSADMQFDGMQPTISFLKQQMIDSLTPMHSSTLTPMHLRKAKLMFFWVRYPSSAVLKMYFPDIKFNKNNTAQLVKWFSNFREFYYIQMEKYARQAVTEGVKCADELHVGGDSELYRVLNLHYNRNNHIEVPQNFRFVIEQTLREFFRAIQGGKDTEQSWKKAIYKVISRMDDAVPEYFKSPNFLEQLE; this comes from the exons atgatgtcatcGGAAGAGGACACAGCGTGTTTCGGATTGTACAACGATGATAAGTTACTACTAAAGACGGTCACAACAACAGCATTATCCAAACTGGCAGAATCCTCATCTTCGCCGCCGTTATTGGAATTAGAAACCGATTGTGTGGTAAAGCAAGAAACACCATTACTATTGCCACCCCCAACACCACCGTTACAGACGGCGAAGAGCGccaaaaacaacaccaacaccaatcaaaatcacaacaacaatagtaataacACTAACGGCTGTAGTAATATAAGCAAAATCAACAGCATTAACAGCACAGCCAGCAACTGCACGGCTCTCGAAGAGGCACACGAAAGCGACCTTATCGAagacgacaacgacaacgggaacgTCAACagtggcgacaacgacaacgacgacgacgataACGACGTCGTTGTCATACTCGAAGGTGTCGCAAGCAGCAACGAGGGCGCAACTAATAGTCAGAGACAGAATCGCCTTCGTAACTGCAGCCGTAGTCGTAGTCGAAGTCGCAGTCGCAGCAGCGTCAGTGGCAGCAGTGGTGGCAAACAACAAGTCGTGCAAGTCGTGCACGTCACTGAACGAGCAAACGAAAGTAGTCCGTGTGGTGCCGTCAACAAGACAGCAACGTGCACCTCTAACTTAACAACGCGCTCCAAGTCAACATCTGTAGTAATATCATCGTCGAAATCAAACAAAAAGAACACGTCCTTATCGTCATCGAGTGAATATCTTCTCAATAAAAACAGTAATTCGAATCATTTGAATAGTAGTAATAACTGTGCCAGTGCTAATAAAATACACGTGAACGGTAATAGTCTTTTAGGTatcgagtcgaaattatttccGGGATTCCAAGATAATACAAGTCCAACGCCGTTGTCATTGCCTTTATCGGTTTCGCCAACGCCGTCATCTCCGCTTTTGCCGCCAACAGCTACTGCCTTCATGAGTAGTGCTGCTGCGGCTGTCGCGGGCGCTGCTGGAGGAGCTCTCTATGGAGCCTTATTGAATCAGACAACTTCGTCGTCCAATAATACCAACGCTACtactaataacaataatagtgCAAACGTTTCCGTATCCGCTTCCTCATCACCAACAGCATCGTTGCTGTCGGGTAATTTTACAGCGGCTCTTGGTAGCCTCTTCACAGCTAACGGTTTCGGTTCAGCAAAAATGTTGAATGAGCTATTCGGTCGACAAATGAAGCAAGCACAGGATGCTACTAGCGGATTACCCGCTTCTTTAGACAATGCCATGTTAGCCGCGGCAATGGAATCAGCCACTAGCGCTGAACTGTTGAGTGCAGCAGGATTGGTGAATAGTTTAGGCCTCAATGCCACTAGTAAACTGCTCAATAATAATACCATAAATAGTTTGAATAGCTTAACTAATGCCAGTGCGTCAGCGACTTCTGCTCTAAACAACGGCAATGCAATTGCTGACAATCAGCAATTGTTGAATGCTACATCTGCCTCTCAATCGCCCAAGAACCGACGAGTGAGCAATTGTAGTGATCGATCATTGGATGAAGTGAACTCGCGTGCCGGTGATATGAGCTCGCCACCGCGTGCTCCTTCTGCCAGTTCAACATCGGTGGTACTGGGTGCTGTGAATTCTACTGAAAGAAACTCTCCAAATgttcagcaacaacagcaacaacaacagaacgaATTAGCTCATCATATgctaagaaatattttacaagGTAAAAAGGAACTTATGCAACTCGATCAAGAGCTACGCTCAGTGatgaatcaacaacaacagctagctGATAATCAGAATACGCTaaagcataataataataatgtgtccgctaacaataacaataatttggAAGATAAAGAttcgaataatgtaataaatcTATTGGAAGACACCATGTCGGACATTAAGATTAAGTGCGAGCCAAATCAGTTGCCAAATAATTCTGACTCTGCGACTGCAGAACGCAGGAAGTCGTCTGATTCTGAAGTTGCCGATTCTCAGCAGGATGATGACCAACAGTCTGAGGGTGATAACATGGATCAACAGCACTTGGAGGAACAAGATGAACAACCCCATTCAAACTTAACAGTGGGAGTAACTAAAAAAGAAGCTGATGACATCTTAGAAGATGTAGAATTAATGGGTCTGAATTCGCGGTCCGACTTAGAGTCCTTGGCCTCACCTAGCCAGTCTGAGATGATGCTCTTAGAGAACAGCAAGGATGAGTTGGAAGAAGAGCTTGAAAAGGATGTCGCTGCTACCATGTCCAAAAAACCAGGAATAGATATGAAAAGAGCTCGTGTCGAGAACATTGTCACTACAATGCGTTCTAGTCCAACGTCTCACCAGTCGCACTTGCAAGTTAATGGATGTAAGAAACGGAAACTATATCAGCCACAACAGCATGCAATGGAACGTTACGTAGCTGCTGCAGCGGGTTTGAATTTCGGATTGAACCTACAAAGTATGATGTTAGATGAAGAAGCTTCCAATGAAATGGAGTCACCCCAGATTCAGCAAAAGCGTGTAGAGAAAAACGCTCTAAAGTCACAGTTGCGCTCAATGCAGGAGCAACTAGCTGAAATGCAACAAAAGTATGTGCAATTATGTTCACGCATGGAGCAAGAGTCAGAATGTCAGGACATTGACGATACCGCAAGTGATAGCATGGAACAAGATGACAATGGAGGAGATCTCTCACCATCACCATCTCTAACCGGTGAATCAGGTATAAATGATAAAATTCAAACGGACGGAGATCGACCGAGCTCTACTTCGCCTAATTTGCCTATAAAATCTCGAAAGCAATTATCCTCGCAGAATTCCATAGCGCTAGATAACGCTCCGAATGTACTATCACAAATGATGAGCAAAATGATGTCATCGCGATCACTTGTGGGGCATCCACATATGCAGCAATCATTTAGCGGTCCATTGCCATTGCTGCAACATATGCCACAAATGCAAGGCGACGCTGGAACTGCCCATTTGTCTCATCCCGCCATAAGTAATGCTGCCGCCATGTACTTGGGGCAACAATTCCTCTTTGAGCAGGAAGCGCGTATGGCTAAAGAAGCTGCTGAGCAGCAAgaaagacaacaacagcaacaacaacaacagcaacagcaacaacagcagcagcagcaacaagagCAGGAACAACAAAGGCGATTtgaacaggaacaacagcaacgtcGTAAGGaagagaagcaacaacaacaacagcaacaacaagcccaGCAACAAGCTGCACAACAACTTCAACGGCAACATCAattgcaacaattgcaacaacagcatcTGGAGCAAACTACACCAACTGTATCTATAAACCAAACAGCACGCTCACAGCTACATCACAATCGATTCCAGCAACGTCATGCCAACCACTCCTCTCTGAAATCCGAACTGTCGGAAAAATTCAATATGTTGCGATCGAGTTCTAATTCGATTATGCGTATGTCCGGATCAGATCTGGAAGGACTTGCTGATGTATTAAAATCTGAAATTACGACTTCGCTCTCTGCATTGGTTGATACGATCGTCACACGATTCGTTCACCAACGTCGTCTTTTTAGCAAACAATCGGATTCAGTAGCTGCAGCTGCTGAACAACTTAACAAGGATTTGCTTATGGCATCCCAAATACTCGACCGCAAGTCGCCACGTACTAAAGTTGCAGATCGTACGCACCCTAATGCCATCATCAGCAATAATTCCAATAACCCCAATTCAGCATCAGGACAGCCTGTTGTCAGCGGAAACTCTGTGAATGCTTCAGCAGTCCAAACAG cggcagcaatatttcAGGCACCAAAGACACCACAAGGATTGAATCCGGTCGCTGCAGCTGCACTCTACAATTCTATGACCACCGGCGGTCCTAACCAAATGAATCCTTTCTGTATGCCGGAGGCTCGTGAcgtacagcagcagcaacagcaacagcaacaacaacagcagcaacaacagcaacagcaacaacagcagcaccaacaacaactggaACAAAACGAGGCCCTTAGCTTGGTGGTAACGCCAAAGAAGAAGCGACATAAGGTGACAGACACCCGAATTACACCGCGCACAGTTAGCCGCATACTTGCCCAGGATGGAGTAGTACCGCCGAATGCTGTATCGGCCAACAACATGTTAGACAACAAGTTCATTTCCATGGGCGGTCAAcccaatcaacaacaacagcccaaTGCGAACCAACCGAATTGTAATGTACCAAACGCTGGCAGCAATAGCGCCAATGTCACGCCAGTCAACGTGAATACCACCGGCAATATTGGCAATATCGGCAATAATAATACGACGCCTGCACAGAGTTCTTCGCCACGTGCTCAAGCGCCCACCTATCatccgccgccaccaccaccacccatGTTGCCCGTGTCATTGCCCACTTCGGTGGCAATTCCCAATCCATCGTTGCACGAGTCGCAAGTCTTCTCACCCTACAGTCCATTCTTCAATCCACACCCGCCGCATGCGCCACCACCACCCCCGCATGGTCCACATAGTGGTGCGCACAACACGCCAACAGCTGCCCAAATGCACCACATGAAGATGTCATCCAGCCCACCCGGCCTCGGCGGTCTAATGGACTCGCGCGAATCACCGCCGCTGCCTCATCCGCCCTCCATGCTTCATCCTGCCCTGCTAGCTGCTGCGCATCATGGCGGCTCACCCGACTACAGTGCGCACTTACGTGCCGCTATGGACGCACAAGACCGCAATTCGGATTGTAATTCGGCCGATATGCAGTTCGATGGCATGCAGCCAACAATATCATTTCTGAAGCAGCAAATGAT CGACTCCTTGACACCAATGCACTCGTCAACACTTACACCAATGCACCTGCGCAAGGCGAAATTGATGTTCTTCTGGGTGCGCTACCCCAGTTCAGCAGTACTCAAGATGTACTTCCCGGACATCAAATTCAACAAGAACAATACAGCACAATTGGTGAAATGGTTCTCAAACTTCCG AGAATTCTACTATATCCAAATGGAGAAGTACGCGCGTCAGGCGGTGACTGAGGGTGTCAAGTGCGCCGATGAGCTTCATGTTGGCGGAGACAGCGAGTTGTATCGGGTTCTGAACCTACATTACAACCGCAATAATCACATTGAg GTACCGCAAAATTTCCGCTTTGTGATAGAACAAACGCTGCGCGAATTCTTTCGCGCCATCCAAGGTGGCAAAGACACCGAACAATCGTGGAAGAAGGCAATCTATAAAGTCATATCTCGTATGGACGATGCAGTGCCCGAGTATTTCAAATCGCCCAACTTTTTGGAACAATTGGAATAA
- the LOC105217943 gene encoding homeobox protein prospero isoform X1 gives MMSSEEDTACFGLYNDDKLLLKTVTTTALSKLAESSSSPPLLELETDCVVKQETPLLLPPPTPPLQTAKSAKNNTNTNQNHNNNSNNTNGCSNISKINSINSTASNCTALEEAHESDLIEDDNDNGNVNSGDNDNDDDDNDVVVILEGVASSNEGATNSQRQNRLRNCSRSRSRSRSRSSVSGSSGGKQQVVQVVHVTERANESSPCGAVNKTATCTSNLTTRSKSTSVVISSSKSNKKNTSLSSSSEYLLNKNSNSNHLNSSNNCASANKIHVNGNSLLGIESKLFPGFQDNTSPTPLSLPLSVSPTPSSPLLPPTATAFMSSAAAAVAGAAGGALYGALLNQTTSSSNNTNATTNNNNSANVSVSASSSPTASLLSGNFTAALGSLFTANGFGSAKMLNELFGRQMKQAQDATSGLPASLDNAMLAAAMESATSAELLSAAGLVNSLGLNATSKLLNNNTINSLNSLTNASASATSALNNGNAIADNQQLLNATSASQSPKNRRVSNCSDRSLDEVNSRAGDMSSPPRAPSASSTSVVLGAVNSTERNSPNVQQQQQQQQNELAHHMLRNILQGKKELMQLDQELRSVMNQQQQLADNQNTLKHNNNNVSANNNNNLEDKDSNNVINLLEDTMSDIKIKCEPNQLPNNSDSATAERRKSSDSEVADSQQDDDQQSEGDNMDQQHLEEQDEQPHSNLTVGVTKKEADDILEDVELMGLNSRSDLESLASPSQSEMMLLENSKDELEEELEKDVAATMSKKPGIDMKRARVENIVTTMRSSPTSHQSHLQVNGCKKRKLYQPQQHAMERYVAAAAGLNFGLNLQSMMLDEEASNEMESPQIQQKRVEKNALKSQLRSMQEQLAEMQQKYVQLCSRMEQESECQDIDDTASDSMEQDDNGGDLSPSPSLTGESGINDKIQTDGDRPSSTSPNLPIKSRKQLSSQNSIALDNAPNVLSQMMSKMMSSRSLVGHPHMQQSFSGPLPLLQHMPQMQGDAGTAHLSHPAISNAAAMYLGQQFLFEQEARMAKEAAEQQERQQQQQQQQQQQQQQQQQQEQEQQRRFEQEQQQRRKEEKQQQQQQQQAQQQAAQQLQRQHQLQQLQQQHLEQTTPTVSINQTARSQLHHNRFQQRHANHSSLKSELSEKFNMLRSSSNSIMRMSGSDLEGLADVLKSEITTSLSALVDTIVTRFVHQRRLFSKQSDSVAAAAEQLNKDLLMASQILDRKSPRTKVADRTHPNAIISNNSNNPNSASGQPVVSGNSVNASAVQTGNNGSLLLVNNTSSTNQLNNGPNGNVSTNHLGHLQSTVSNGPQMHVGPGPAVSVGGVTIPQHPLTNSQANVMASSSGQTNAQHAQQIAQMSALNAQNCQSLIAAPRLNGNQLSFPSPAAAAAAAMGLQMHHAAAAAAMTAAAANQQNHNQQITNDNSGQSPLNPSINMNSNPNTNNTNNSLSTINIPPPHIRPSPTAAAIFQAPKTPQGLNPVAAAALYNSMTTGGPNQMNPFCMPEARDVQQQQQQQQQQQQQQQQQQQQQHQQQLEQNEALSLVVTPKKKRHKVTDTRITPRTVSRILAQDGVVPPNAVSANNMLDNKFISMGGQPNQQQQPNANQPNCNVPNAGSNSANVTPVNVNTTGNIGNIGNNNTTPAQSSSPRAQAPTYHPPPPPPPMLPVSLPTSVAIPNPSLHESQVFSPYSPFFNPHPPHAPPPPPHGPHSGAHNTPTAAQMHHMKMSSSPPGLGGLMDSRESPPLPHPPSMLHPALLAAAHHGGSPDYSAHLRAAMDAQDRNSDCNSADMQFDGMQPTISFLKQQMIKNSDSLTPMHSSTLTPMHLRKAKLMFFWVRYPSSAVLKMYFPDIKFNKNNTAQLVKWFSNFREFYYIQMEKYARQAVTEGVKCADELHVGGDSELYRVLNLHYNRNNHIEVPQNFRFVIEQTLREFFRAIQGGKDTEQSWKKAIYKVISRMDDAVPEYFKSPNFLEQLE, from the exons atgatgtcatcGGAAGAGGACACAGCGTGTTTCGGATTGTACAACGATGATAAGTTACTACTAAAGACGGTCACAACAACAGCATTATCCAAACTGGCAGAATCCTCATCTTCGCCGCCGTTATTGGAATTAGAAACCGATTGTGTGGTAAAGCAAGAAACACCATTACTATTGCCACCCCCAACACCACCGTTACAGACGGCGAAGAGCGccaaaaacaacaccaacaccaatcaaaatcacaacaacaatagtaataacACTAACGGCTGTAGTAATATAAGCAAAATCAACAGCATTAACAGCACAGCCAGCAACTGCACGGCTCTCGAAGAGGCACACGAAAGCGACCTTATCGAagacgacaacgacaacgggaacgTCAACagtggcgacaacgacaacgacgacgacgataACGACGTCGTTGTCATACTCGAAGGTGTCGCAAGCAGCAACGAGGGCGCAACTAATAGTCAGAGACAGAATCGCCTTCGTAACTGCAGCCGTAGTCGTAGTCGAAGTCGCAGTCGCAGCAGCGTCAGTGGCAGCAGTGGTGGCAAACAACAAGTCGTGCAAGTCGTGCACGTCACTGAACGAGCAAACGAAAGTAGTCCGTGTGGTGCCGTCAACAAGACAGCAACGTGCACCTCTAACTTAACAACGCGCTCCAAGTCAACATCTGTAGTAATATCATCGTCGAAATCAAACAAAAAGAACACGTCCTTATCGTCATCGAGTGAATATCTTCTCAATAAAAACAGTAATTCGAATCATTTGAATAGTAGTAATAACTGTGCCAGTGCTAATAAAATACACGTGAACGGTAATAGTCTTTTAGGTatcgagtcgaaattatttccGGGATTCCAAGATAATACAAGTCCAACGCCGTTGTCATTGCCTTTATCGGTTTCGCCAACGCCGTCATCTCCGCTTTTGCCGCCAACAGCTACTGCCTTCATGAGTAGTGCTGCTGCGGCTGTCGCGGGCGCTGCTGGAGGAGCTCTCTATGGAGCCTTATTGAATCAGACAACTTCGTCGTCCAATAATACCAACGCTACtactaataacaataatagtgCAAACGTTTCCGTATCCGCTTCCTCATCACCAACAGCATCGTTGCTGTCGGGTAATTTTACAGCGGCTCTTGGTAGCCTCTTCACAGCTAACGGTTTCGGTTCAGCAAAAATGTTGAATGAGCTATTCGGTCGACAAATGAAGCAAGCACAGGATGCTACTAGCGGATTACCCGCTTCTTTAGACAATGCCATGTTAGCCGCGGCAATGGAATCAGCCACTAGCGCTGAACTGTTGAGTGCAGCAGGATTGGTGAATAGTTTAGGCCTCAATGCCACTAGTAAACTGCTCAATAATAATACCATAAATAGTTTGAATAGCTTAACTAATGCCAGTGCGTCAGCGACTTCTGCTCTAAACAACGGCAATGCAATTGCTGACAATCAGCAATTGTTGAATGCTACATCTGCCTCTCAATCGCCCAAGAACCGACGAGTGAGCAATTGTAGTGATCGATCATTGGATGAAGTGAACTCGCGTGCCGGTGATATGAGCTCGCCACCGCGTGCTCCTTCTGCCAGTTCAACATCGGTGGTACTGGGTGCTGTGAATTCTACTGAAAGAAACTCTCCAAATgttcagcaacaacagcaacaacaacagaacgaATTAGCTCATCATATgctaagaaatattttacaagGTAAAAAGGAACTTATGCAACTCGATCAAGAGCTACGCTCAGTGatgaatcaacaacaacagctagctGATAATCAGAATACGCTaaagcataataataataatgtgtccgctaacaataacaataatttggAAGATAAAGAttcgaataatgtaataaatcTATTGGAAGACACCATGTCGGACATTAAGATTAAGTGCGAGCCAAATCAGTTGCCAAATAATTCTGACTCTGCGACTGCAGAACGCAGGAAGTCGTCTGATTCTGAAGTTGCCGATTCTCAGCAGGATGATGACCAACAGTCTGAGGGTGATAACATGGATCAACAGCACTTGGAGGAACAAGATGAACAACCCCATTCAAACTTAACAGTGGGAGTAACTAAAAAAGAAGCTGATGACATCTTAGAAGATGTAGAATTAATGGGTCTGAATTCGCGGTCCGACTTAGAGTCCTTGGCCTCACCTAGCCAGTCTGAGATGATGCTCTTAGAGAACAGCAAGGATGAGTTGGAAGAAGAGCTTGAAAAGGATGTCGCTGCTACCATGTCCAAAAAACCAGGAATAGATATGAAAAGAGCTCGTGTCGAGAACATTGTCACTACAATGCGTTCTAGTCCAACGTCTCACCAGTCGCACTTGCAAGTTAATGGATGTAAGAAACGGAAACTATATCAGCCACAACAGCATGCAATGGAACGTTACGTAGCTGCTGCAGCGGGTTTGAATTTCGGATTGAACCTACAAAGTATGATGTTAGATGAAGAAGCTTCCAATGAAATGGAGTCACCCCAGATTCAGCAAAAGCGTGTAGAGAAAAACGCTCTAAAGTCACAGTTGCGCTCAATGCAGGAGCAACTAGCTGAAATGCAACAAAAGTATGTGCAATTATGTTCACGCATGGAGCAAGAGTCAGAATGTCAGGACATTGACGATACCGCAAGTGATAGCATGGAACAAGATGACAATGGAGGAGATCTCTCACCATCACCATCTCTAACCGGTGAATCAGGTATAAATGATAAAATTCAAACGGACGGAGATCGACCGAGCTCTACTTCGCCTAATTTGCCTATAAAATCTCGAAAGCAATTATCCTCGCAGAATTCCATAGCGCTAGATAACGCTCCGAATGTACTATCACAAATGATGAGCAAAATGATGTCATCGCGATCACTTGTGGGGCATCCACATATGCAGCAATCATTTAGCGGTCCATTGCCATTGCTGCAACATATGCCACAAATGCAAGGCGACGCTGGAACTGCCCATTTGTCTCATCCCGCCATAAGTAATGCTGCCGCCATGTACTTGGGGCAACAATTCCTCTTTGAGCAGGAAGCGCGTATGGCTAAAGAAGCTGCTGAGCAGCAAgaaagacaacaacagcaacaacaacaacagcaacagcaacaacagcagcagcagcaacaagagCAGGAACAACAAAGGCGATTtgaacaggaacaacagcaacgtcGTAAGGaagagaagcaacaacaacaacagcaacaacaagcccaGCAACAAGCTGCACAACAACTTCAACGGCAACATCAattgcaacaattgcaacaacagcatcTGGAGCAAACTACACCAACTGTATCTATAAACCAAACAGCACGCTCACAGCTACATCACAATCGATTCCAGCAACGTCATGCCAACCACTCCTCTCTGAAATCCGAACTGTCGGAAAAATTCAATATGTTGCGATCGAGTTCTAATTCGATTATGCGTATGTCCGGATCAGATCTGGAAGGACTTGCTGATGTATTAAAATCTGAAATTACGACTTCGCTCTCTGCATTGGTTGATACGATCGTCACACGATTCGTTCACCAACGTCGTCTTTTTAGCAAACAATCGGATTCAGTAGCTGCAGCTGCTGAACAACTTAACAAGGATTTGCTTATGGCATCCCAAATACTCGACCGCAAGTCGCCACGTACTAAAGTTGCAGATCGTACGCACCCTAATGCCATCATCAGCAATAATTCCAATAACCCCAATTCAGCATCAGGACAGCCTGTTGTCAGCGGAAACTCTGTGAATGCTTCAGCAGTCCAAACAGGTAATAATGGTTCTCTTCTCCTAGTTAATAATACCTCCTCAACTAATCAATTAAATAATGGTCCAAATGGTAATGTGTCCACTAATCATCTGGGTCACTTGCAATCCACTGTAAGTAACGGTCCCCAAATGCATGTTGGACCCGGGCCTGCGGTATCAGTAGGTGGTGTGACGATACCACAACACCCGCTCACAAATAGCCAAGCAAACGTCATGGCATCCTCAAGTGGCCAGACAAATGCGCAACACGCACAACAAATAGCGCAAATGTCAGCGTTGAATGCGCAAAATTGTCAAAGCCTCATCGCCGCCCCGCGTCTCAATGGCAATCAGTTGTCGTTTCCATCGCCGGCTGCGGCAGCAGCTGCAGCAATGGGCCTGCAAATGCATCATGCAGCAGCTGCAGCTGCAATGACCGCAGCCGCTGCTAATCAGCAAAATCACAACCAACAGATCACAAACGATAATTCTGGCCAGAGCCCATTGAACCCGAGTATCAACATGAACTCGAatccaaatacaaataatactaACAATAGTTTAAGTACAATTAATATACCACCTCCTCATATACGTCCTTCGCCcacagcggcagcaatatttcAGGCACCAAAGACACCACAAGGATTGAATCCGGTCGCTGCAGCTGCACTCTACAATTCTATGACCACCGGCGGTCCTAACCAAATGAATCCTTTCTGTATGCCGGAGGCTCGTGAcgtacagcagcagcaacagcaacagcaacaacaacagcagcaacaacagcaacagcaacaacagcagcaccaacaacaactggaACAAAACGAGGCCCTTAGCTTGGTGGTAACGCCAAAGAAGAAGCGACATAAGGTGACAGACACCCGAATTACACCGCGCACAGTTAGCCGCATACTTGCCCAGGATGGAGTAGTACCGCCGAATGCTGTATCGGCCAACAACATGTTAGACAACAAGTTCATTTCCATGGGCGGTCAAcccaatcaacaacaacagcccaaTGCGAACCAACCGAATTGTAATGTACCAAACGCTGGCAGCAATAGCGCCAATGTCACGCCAGTCAACGTGAATACCACCGGCAATATTGGCAATATCGGCAATAATAATACGACGCCTGCACAGAGTTCTTCGCCACGTGCTCAAGCGCCCACCTATCatccgccgccaccaccaccacccatGTTGCCCGTGTCATTGCCCACTTCGGTGGCAATTCCCAATCCATCGTTGCACGAGTCGCAAGTCTTCTCACCCTACAGTCCATTCTTCAATCCACACCCGCCGCATGCGCCACCACCACCCCCGCATGGTCCACATAGTGGTGCGCACAACACGCCAACAGCTGCCCAAATGCACCACATGAAGATGTCATCCAGCCCACCCGGCCTCGGCGGTCTAATGGACTCGCGCGAATCACCGCCGCTGCCTCATCCGCCCTCCATGCTTCATCCTGCCCTGCTAGCTGCTGCGCATCATGGCGGCTCACCCGACTACAGTGCGCACTTACGTGCCGCTATGGACGCACAAGACCGCAATTCGGATTGTAATTCGGCCGATATGCAGTTCGATGGCATGCAGCCAACAATATCATTTCTGAAGCAGCAAATGAT caaaaatagCGACTCCTTGACACCAATGCACTCGTCAACACTTACACCAATGCACCTGCGCAAGGCGAAATTGATGTTCTTCTGGGTGCGCTACCCCAGTTCAGCAGTACTCAAGATGTACTTCCCGGACATCAAATTCAACAAGAACAATACAGCACAATTGGTGAAATGGTTCTCAAACTTCCG AGAATTCTACTATATCCAAATGGAGAAGTACGCGCGTCAGGCGGTGACTGAGGGTGTCAAGTGCGCCGATGAGCTTCATGTTGGCGGAGACAGCGAGTTGTATCGGGTTCTGAACCTACATTACAACCGCAATAATCACATTGAg GTACCGCAAAATTTCCGCTTTGTGATAGAACAAACGCTGCGCGAATTCTTTCGCGCCATCCAAGGTGGCAAAGACACCGAACAATCGTGGAAGAAGGCAATCTATAAAGTCATATCTCGTATGGACGATGCAGTGCCCGAGTATTTCAAATCGCCCAACTTTTTGGAACAATTGGAATAA